The following proteins are encoded in a genomic region of Cryptomeria japonica chromosome 11, Sugi_1.0, whole genome shotgun sequence:
- the LOC131060340 gene encoding uncharacterized protein LOC131060340 — protein MAFCTAIWVFFAALCLGSVIMVSGGGSSPGYNNNNNTGGVENYQMLPNTLNGQERALCYDRNSRCLLKILKCPRECPMRKPYTYKNIKTKGCLIDCSNKCETTCKYRKPNCKGYGAICYDPRFVGGDGVMFYFHGAKDKDFALLSDRHLHINAHFIGTKPKGRDRPYTWVQALGLMFDSHTLTIAAKKASEWDETIDHFIFTLDGEEFTILEEALVQWTPPNLGPSTMTIERIDNTNNVNLVVPGVVDIVMGVAPILEKENLMHNYQLPVDDVFAHLEMQFKFFNLSSEVEGVLGQTYRPGFENPVKRGVPMPIMGGEDKYATSSLLSIDCKYCKYSSTSDSSCKGFIINGMETFKAECTSNNRNGGMVCRR, from the exons ATGGCTTTTTGTACAGCGATATGGGTGTTTTTTGCAGCCCTCTGTTTGGGCAGTGTGATAATGGTGTCTGGAGGAGGCAGCAGTCCAGGttacaataataataacaatactGGTGGTGTGGAGAACTATCAAATGCTGCCCAATACTTTAAATGGACAAGAGAGGGCTCTTTGCTATGACAGGAATAGCAGGTGCCTTTTGAAGATCTTGAAGTGCCCTCGCGAGTGCCCCATGAGGAAACCCTACACTTACAAGAACATAAAGACCAAGGGATGCCTCATTGATTGCAGCAACAAATGTGAGACCACCTGCAAAT ATAGGAAGCCAAATTGTAAGGGCTATGGAGCCATATGTTATGATCCTCGTTTTGTAGGAGGTGATGGTGTTATGTTCTACTTCCATGGTGCTAAAGATAAGGACTTTGCTCTGCTCTCTGATCGCCACCTTCATATCAATGCGCACTTTATTGGCACAAAGCCTAAAGGTCGTGATCGCCCCTACACTTGGGTCCAAGCCCTTGGTCTCATGTTCGACTCCCACACTTTGACAATTGCAGCCAAAAAAGCCTCTGAATGGGATGAAACTATTGACCACTTTATCTTCACTCTTGATGGCGAGGAATTCACAATTCTAG AGGAAGCTTTGGTTCAGTGGACCCCTCCAAATTTGGGCCCAAGTACCATGACAATTGAGCGTATTGATAACACCAACAATGTCAATCTCGTTGTTCCTGGGGTGGTTGATATAGTCATGGGTGTGGCCCCCATCTTGGAAAAAGAGAATCTCATGCACAACTACCAACTACCTGTTGATGATGTGTTTGCTCACTTGGAAATGCAATTCAAATTCTTTAATCTCTCATCTGAAGTGGAAGGTGTTCTCGGCCAAACTTATAGACCTGGGTTTGAAAACCCAGTTAAGAGGGGTGTCCCTATGCCCATCATGGGGGGTGAAGATAAATATGCTACATCTTCCTTGCTATCTATAGATTGCAAATACTGCAAATATTCTTCTACATCGGATTCCTCTTGTAAAGGATTTATCATAAATGGTATGGAGACATTCAAAGCAGAGTGCACTAGCAACAATAGAAATGGAGGCATGGTGTGCCGAAGGTAA